In Phreatobacter stygius, a genomic segment contains:
- a CDS encoding GNAT family N-acetyltransferase has protein sequence MSMAPSSAVPDLRPAMAADVAAIAALIAMGGAADAADRVAAEAEARHPAYAEAFDRIRSSAANHLFVAEQAGRVIGTYQLTVLPGIAQRGRIRGKIESVHVDPELRGGGIGAIMMRHAVEQARALGVGLLELSSDKRRGAAHRFYERLGFARSHEGFKMVLD, from the coding sequence ATGAGCATGGCTCCGTCCTCCGCCGTGCCGGACCTCCGGCCGGCCATGGCGGCCGACGTCGCCGCCATCGCCGCCCTGATCGCGATGGGCGGCGCGGCGGATGCGGCCGACCGGGTGGCGGCCGAGGCCGAAGCGCGGCATCCGGCCTATGCCGAGGCGTTCGACCGCATTCGCAGCTCGGCCGCCAATCATCTGTTCGTCGCCGAACAGGCGGGCCGGGTGATCGGCACCTATCAGCTCACCGTGCTGCCGGGCATCGCCCAGCGCGGTCGTATCCGCGGCAAGATCGAGAGCGTCCATGTCGACCCGGAGCTGCGCGGCGGCGGCATCGGCGCCATCATGATGCGCCATGCGGTCGAGCAGGCCCGCGCGCTCGGCGTCGGCCTGCTCGAATTGTCGTCGGACAAGCGCCGGGGCGCCGCCCACCGCTTCTACGAGCGGTTGGGCTTTGCCCGCAGCCATGAGGGCTTCAAGATGGTGCTGGACTGA
- a CDS encoding glutathione S-transferase family protein: protein MSKRFTLHGFWLSGPTYKVALMLSLCGEPFAFRQINLRAGEHKTPDFLAKNRFGQVPALDDAKLGVSLCQSAAILEHLALELGRFKGDEPGDLIRAREWMFWDFDKLAPPIYRSRACRAGLRSFNQPIMEMYAAEANLALKTLNDHLAGRDWLVGKSPTIADIDIYGVACMAGQAGFDITAHANVAAWAKRFEGLPGFGNAQAVVPQEHRA, encoded by the coding sequence ATGTCGAAACGCTTCACGCTTCACGGTTTCTGGTTGTCCGGACCGACCTACAAGGTCGCGCTCATGCTGTCGCTGTGCGGCGAACCCTTCGCCTTCCGGCAAATCAATCTCAGGGCCGGCGAGCACAAGACGCCGGACTTCCTGGCCAAGAACCGCTTCGGCCAGGTGCCGGCGCTGGACGATGCCAAGCTGGGCGTTTCGTTGTGCCAGTCGGCGGCGATCCTGGAGCACCTGGCCCTCGAGCTCGGCCGGTTCAAGGGCGACGAGCCAGGCGACCTGATCCGGGCGCGCGAATGGATGTTCTGGGACTTCGACAAGCTGGCGCCGCCGATCTACCGGTCGCGGGCCTGCCGCGCCGGTCTTCGCTCGTTCAACCAGCCGATCATGGAAATGTATGCGGCCGAGGCCAATCTGGCGCTGAAGACGCTCAACGATCATCTGGCCGGACGCGACTGGCTGGTCGGCAAGAGCCCGACAATCGCCGATATCGACATCTATGGCGTGGCCTGCATGGCCGGCCAGGCCGGCTTCGATATTACCGCCCATGCCAATGTCGCGGCCTGGGCCAAGCGTTTCGAAGGCCTTCCGGGCTTCGGCAATGCGCAGGCCGTGGTGCCGCAGGAGCACCGCGCATGA
- a CDS encoding alpha/beta fold hydrolase, which produces MTAMTRRATLIAAAAMSASPPGPAALAQGPSVVAAAVQPKLSMAMSADGTALAVQEWGNPAGLPVVLIHGFSQAHLCWLKQVTDPALAAELRLISFDLRGHGLSDKPPGRDAYQPAKVWADDVKAVIAATGAVRPVLVGWSYAGRVMADYLMVHGPDAVSGVNFVNAVTHAALNMQAPAGPVSAGMVAPDLGTQIRQTRAFLSACFAKAPTQEEFETMVAFNAMTPAAIRRNMLGRPTPYEAMFKALKLPVLVTHGRADKAVVPAVGEYTAATIPGAKTSFYDGVGHLPFWEDAPRFNAELLAFVRSARG; this is translated from the coding sequence ATGACCGCAATGACCCGCCGCGCGACGCTGATCGCTGCCGCCGCCATGTCGGCGAGCCCGCCTGGCCCGGCCGCGCTTGCCCAGGGGCCGTCAGTGGTGGCGGCCGCGGTCCAGCCCAAGCTCTCGATGGCCATGTCGGCCGACGGCACCGCGCTCGCCGTGCAGGAATGGGGCAATCCGGCGGGGCTGCCGGTCGTGCTGATCCACGGCTTCAGCCAGGCGCATCTCTGCTGGTTGAAGCAGGTGACCGATCCGGCGCTCGCGGCCGAGCTGCGCCTGATCAGCTTCGATCTGCGCGGCCATGGCCTGTCCGACAAGCCGCCGGGGCGGGACGCCTATCAGCCGGCCAAGGTCTGGGCCGACGACGTCAAGGCGGTGATCGCGGCGACCGGCGCGGTGCGCCCGGTGCTGGTCGGCTGGTCCTATGCCGGCCGGGTCATGGCCGATTACCTCATGGTGCATGGTCCTGACGCGGTCTCGGGCGTCAATTTCGTCAATGCCGTCACCCATGCCGCCCTGAACATGCAGGCGCCGGCCGGCCCGGTTTCGGCCGGCATGGTGGCGCCTGATCTCGGCACCCAGATCCGCCAGACACGCGCCTTCCTCAGCGCCTGTTTCGCCAAGGCGCCGACCCAGGAGGAGTTCGAGACCATGGTGGCCTTCAATGCGATGACGCCGGCCGCCATCCGCCGCAACATGCTGGGACGGCCGACGCCTTATGAGGCGATGTTCAAGGCCTTGAAACTGCCGGTGCTGGTCACCCATGGCCGCGCCGACAAGGCGGTGGTGCCGGCGGTCGGCGAATATACCGCGGCGACCATTCCGGGCGCCAAGACGTCGTTCTACGACGGCGTCGGCCATCTGCCATTCTGGGAAGACGCGCCGCGCTTCAACGCCGAACTCCTGGCCTTCGTGCGGTCGGCGCGCGGGTAG
- a CDS encoding biphenyl 2,3-dioxygenase, whose amino-acid sequence MSFWKRAVAVAALVALSWGAALPGRAAGNLAGQTPIEVVVELGAPGRHAFFPDKLRFETGRLYKLVLRNASDAPHYFTSHSFSQMIYTRKVQVVQRQGERLVTLAEFKGAIREIEVYPGQTAEWWFVPVATGRVTDLRCGIVGTDGKTHADHGMVGEIVIE is encoded by the coding sequence ATGTCCTTCTGGAAACGCGCCGTCGCAGTTGCCGCCTTGGTGGCGCTGAGCTGGGGCGCCGCCCTGCCCGGCCGGGCCGCCGGCAACCTCGCCGGCCAGACGCCGATCGAGGTGGTGGTCGAGCTCGGCGCACCCGGGCGCCACGCCTTCTTTCCCGACAAGCTGAGGTTTGAAACCGGCCGGCTGTACAAATTGGTGCTGCGCAATGCCAGCGACGCGCCGCACTATTTCACCTCGCACAGCTTCAGCCAGATGATCTACACCCGCAAGGTCCAGGTGGTGCAGCGCCAGGGCGAGCGCCTCGTCACCCTCGCCGAATTCAAGGGCGCCATCCGCGAGATCGAGGTCTATCCGGGCCAGACCGCCGAGTGGTGGTTCGTGCCGGTGGCGACCGGGCGGGTCACCGACCTGCGCTGCGGCATCGTCGGCACCGACGGCAAGACCCACGCCGACCACGGCATGGTCGGCGAGATCGTCATCGAATAG
- the gatB gene encoding Asp-tRNA(Asn)/Glu-tRNA(Gln) amidotransferase subunit GatB — protein sequence MTVPVDPKKLIPGATGDWEVVIGLEIHAQVATQAKLFSGAATAFGAEPNSQVSLVDAAMPGMLPVINEECVRQAIRTGIGLKAEINLKSVFDRKNYFYPDLPQGYQISQYKSPIVGEGEVTVDLTPTESFTVRIERLHLEQDAGKSIHDQSPTLSYVDLNRSGVALMEIVSKPDMRTADEAKAYVTKLRTILRYLGTCDGDMEKGNLRADVNVSVRKPGDELGTRCEIKNVNSIRFIGQAIDHEARRQIGVIEDGGTIDQETRLFDPVKGETRSMRSKEEAHDYRYFPDPDLLPLEFDQAYVDDLAQHLPELPDGKKARFIAQYGLTPYDASILVLERESADYFEEVAKGRDSKAAANWVINELFGRLNKEGHDVTASPVSPAQIGGIIDLIADGTISGKIAKDLFEIVFTEGGDPAAIVETRGMKQVTDTGAIEKVIDEVIAANPDKVEQARAKPTLLGWFVGQVMKASGGKANPGAVNDILKQKLGI from the coding sequence ATGACCGTGCCTGTCGATCCGAAGAAGCTCATCCCCGGCGCCACCGGCGACTGGGAGGTCGTGATCGGCCTGGAGATCCATGCCCAGGTCGCGACGCAGGCCAAGCTGTTCTCGGGCGCGGCGACCGCCTTCGGCGCCGAGCCGAACAGCCAGGTCAGCCTGGTCGACGCCGCCATGCCGGGCATGCTGCCGGTCATCAACGAGGAATGTGTCCGGCAGGCGATCCGCACCGGCATTGGCCTGAAGGCCGAGATCAATCTGAAGAGCGTGTTCGACCGGAAGAACTATTTCTATCCGGATCTGCCGCAGGGCTATCAGATCAGCCAGTACAAGAGCCCGATCGTCGGCGAGGGCGAGGTGACCGTCGACCTGACGCCGACCGAAAGCTTCACCGTGCGGATCGAGCGGCTGCACCTGGAACAGGACGCCGGCAAGTCGATTCACGACCAGAGCCCGACGCTGTCCTATGTCGACCTGAACCGTTCCGGCGTGGCGCTGATGGAGATCGTCTCCAAGCCGGATATGCGCACGGCCGACGAAGCCAAGGCCTATGTGACCAAGCTGCGCACCATCCTGCGCTATCTCGGCACCTGCGACGGCGACATGGAAAAGGGCAACCTGCGTGCCGACGTCAACGTCTCCGTGCGCAAGCCCGGCGACGAGCTGGGCACGCGCTGCGAGATCAAGAACGTCAATTCGATCCGCTTCATCGGCCAGGCGATCGACCACGAGGCGCGCCGCCAGATCGGCGTCATCGAGGATGGCGGCACGATCGATCAGGAGACCCGCCTGTTCGACCCGGTCAAGGGCGAGACGCGATCGATGCGCTCGAAGGAAGAAGCGCATGACTATCGCTATTTCCCGGATCCCGACCTGCTGCCGCTGGAATTCGACCAGGCCTATGTCGACGATCTCGCCCAGCATCTGCCGGAACTGCCGGATGGCAAGAAAGCCCGCTTCATCGCGCAATATGGCCTGACGCCCTATGACGCCTCGATCCTGGTGCTGGAGCGCGAAAGCGCCGACTATTTCGAGGAGGTGGCCAAGGGCCGCGACAGCAAGGCTGCCGCCAACTGGGTGATCAACGAGCTGTTCGGCCGCCTCAACAAGGAGGGCCACGACGTCACCGCCTCGCCGGTCTCGCCGGCGCAGATCGGCGGCATCATCGACCTGATCGCCGACGGCACCATTTCCGGCAAGATCGCCAAGGACCTGTTCGAGATCGTCTTCACAGAGGGCGGCGACCCCGCCGCTATCGTCGAGACGCGCGGCATGAAGCAGGTCACCGATACCGGCGCGATCGAGAAGGTGATCGACGAGGTGATCGCCGCCAATCCGGACAAGGTCGAGCAGGCCAGGGCCAAGCCGACCTTGCTCGGCTGGTTCGTCGGCCAGGTGATGAAGGCGTCCGGCGGCAAGGCCAATCCGGGTGCGGTCAACGACATTCTGAAGCAGAAGCTCGGCATCTGA
- a CDS encoding anti-sigma factor yields MTDEIIASAGEYVAGLMSKDENEAFERLMVTDPEVRRAVADWRARLLPLDEAAPPIEPSAELWAGIERAIGAAPAAPAAPASTGLVGRAKAFWADVRALRIAALAGVAAAFVLAAVLLVRPLGPPAGPVVVAVLNAPNTQTAGAIVEAFADGRIRVVPLTPIPVPEGRTLQVWTLWDRAVGPRSIGLMTSARGQDYRTSGLPAPVADQLYEITLEPAGGSPTGRPTGPILFVGRGATPL; encoded by the coding sequence ATGACCGACGAGATCATCGCATCCGCTGGCGAATATGTGGCGGGGCTCATGAGCAAGGACGAGAACGAGGCCTTCGAGCGGCTGATGGTGACCGATCCGGAGGTCCGCCGCGCCGTTGCCGACTGGCGCGCCAGGCTCTTGCCGCTGGACGAGGCGGCTCCACCGATCGAGCCCTCGGCCGAGCTCTGGGCCGGCATCGAGCGCGCCATCGGTGCGGCTCCGGCCGCGCCGGCCGCGCCCGCTTCGACCGGCCTCGTCGGTCGCGCCAAGGCCTTCTGGGCCGATGTCAGGGCGCTCAGGATCGCCGCGCTCGCCGGCGTCGCGGCGGCCTTCGTGCTGGCGGCGGTCCTGCTGGTCCGGCCGCTCGGGCCGCCGGCCGGCCCGGTGGTGGTCGCCGTGCTCAACGCGCCGAACACACAGACCGCCGGCGCCATTGTCGAGGCCTTCGCCGACGGTCGCATCCGGGTCGTGCCGCTCACCCCGATCCCGGTTCCGGAGGGCCGCACCCTGCAGGTCTGGACACTCTGGGATCGCGCCGTCGGTCCGCGCTCGATCGGCCTGATGACCAGCGCGCGCGGCCAGGACTACCGGACATCCGGCTTGCCGGCGCCGGTGGCCGACCAGCTCTATGAGATCACGCTGGAACCGGCCGGCGGCTCGCCGACCGGCCGGCCGACCGGTCCGATCCTGTTTGTCGGGCGCGGCGCGACGCCGCTCTAG
- a CDS encoding sigma-70 family RNA polymerase sigma factor — MALPAADLKDALARCAKGDRAALRVIYESECPVMIGVAMRIVKRRELAEEVVQEAFVKIWRNAHRFNPELGPPKAWLYAIVRNQALNVLRDGRREDLVEEVPENTADAVQAYSAADMLPEANALKRCLEGLDPRRRTSVLMAYVDGFSHGEIAGRLAVPLGTVKAWIRRSLISLRECMG, encoded by the coding sequence ATGGCGCTACCCGCCGCCGACCTGAAGGATGCGCTGGCGCGCTGCGCCAAGGGTGACCGCGCGGCCTTGCGCGTGATCTACGAGAGCGAATGCCCGGTCATGATCGGGGTTGCCATGCGCATCGTGAAACGGCGCGAACTGGCGGAAGAGGTGGTGCAGGAGGCTTTCGTCAAGATCTGGCGCAATGCCCACCGGTTCAATCCGGAACTCGGCCCGCCCAAGGCCTGGCTCTATGCCATCGTGCGCAACCAGGCGCTGAACGTGCTGCGCGACGGCCGGCGCGAGGATCTGGTCGAAGAGGTGCCGGAGAACACCGCCGATGCCGTCCAGGCCTATTCGGCGGCCGACATGCTGCCCGAGGCCAATGCGCTGAAGCGCTGCCTGGAAGGGCTCGATCCCCGCCGGCGGACCAGTGTCCTGATGGCCTATGTCGACGGTTTCTCGCATGGCGAAATCGCCGGACGGCTCGCCGTGCCGCTCGGCACGGTGAAGGCGTGGATCCGCCGCTCGCTGATCTCGCTCAGGGAGTGCATGGGATGA
- a CDS encoding DUF4394 domain-containing protein has translation MSSKATFLAATFALAALAAPAQADRLVGLVDGRTLVSIDPATRMVSRPVAISGVGQLVGIDRRPADGLLYGLAADGSIVTIDPQTGRATVKSKLSETLRGGTSITVDFNPVADRLRVMTPDGVSLRVNVDDGKATVDGSHKFKEGDANATRTPRVVAGAYSNSVKGTTATALYDIDAGSNALVTQVPPNDGVLNTIGALGITLSGPAAFNIASMNGTNAAWLVTAGNVYSVDLQTGRATMSGALQGLTGALSHIAWVD, from the coding sequence ATGTCCAGCAAAGCCACGTTTCTTGCCGCCACCTTCGCGCTCGCAGCCCTTGCCGCGCCGGCTCAGGCTGATCGCCTGGTCGGCCTGGTCGACGGCCGGACGCTCGTCTCCATTGATCCCGCGACCCGCATGGTCTCGCGTCCGGTCGCGATCTCGGGCGTCGGCCAGCTCGTCGGCATCGACCGCCGGCCGGCCGACGGCCTGCTCTACGGGCTCGCCGCCGACGGCTCGATCGTCACCATCGATCCGCAGACCGGCCGCGCGACGGTGAAATCCAAACTGTCGGAGACGCTGCGCGGCGGCACCTCGATCACCGTCGACTTCAATCCGGTGGCCGACCGCCTGCGCGTCATGACCCCCGACGGGGTCAGCCTCAGGGTCAATGTCGATGACGGCAAGGCGACCGTCGACGGCAGCCACAAGTTCAAGGAGGGCGACGCCAATGCCACCCGCACGCCGCGCGTGGTCGCCGGCGCCTATAGCAATTCGGTGAAAGGGACGACGGCCACCGCGCTCTACGACATCGATGCCGGCTCGAATGCGCTGGTGACCCAGGTGCCGCCGAACGATGGCGTGCTGAACACGATCGGTGCGCTCGGCATCACGCTGTCCGGGCCGGCAGCCTTTAATATCGCCAGCATGAACGGCACCAATGCGGCCTGGCTGGTCACCGCGGGCAATGTCTATTCGGTCGACCTGCAGACCGGTCGCGCCACCATGAGCGGCGCGCTGCAGGGCCTCACCGGCGCGCTCAGCCACATTGCCTGGGTCGACTGA
- a CDS encoding DUF4175 domain-containing protein: protein MIITRAIAIACLTVFAWLLWVTTGLFCILLAMGWYSGDPPLKLTYLTVLAAGALVGGGLCRYLAGRIEGPSRG, encoded by the coding sequence ATGATCATCACCCGCGCCATCGCGATCGCCTGTCTGACGGTGTTCGCCTGGCTCCTGTGGGTGACGACGGGCCTGTTCTGCATCCTGCTGGCGATGGGCTGGTACAGCGGCGATCCGCCGCTGAAGCTGACCTATCTGACGGTGCTGGCGGCCGGCGCGCTGGTCGGCGGCGGGCTTTGCCGCTATCTCGCCGGCCGCATCGAAGGCCCATCCCGGGGCTGA
- the gatA gene encoding Asp-tRNA(Asn)/Glu-tRNA(Gln) amidotransferase subunit GatA: MTDLTHLSIAEAHAGLAAKDFSATDLTKAYLGAMEKARSLNAYVLETPDKALAMARASDERIAKGEIGPLEGIPLGVKDLFCTKGTRTTACSKILANFVPTYESTVTTNLWRDGAVMLGKLNNDEFAMGSSNETSCFPGAINPWRRKGSNVSGGAGGVEGTYLVPGGSSGGSSSAVAAHLCAGATATDTGGSIRQPAAFTGTVGIKPTYGRVSRWGVVAFASSLDQAGPIARTVLDTAMLLRSFAGADAKDTTCVDLPVPDYAKAVGKSVKGMTIGIPREYRVDGMPPEIEKLWEEGAAILKDAGAKIVEISLPHTKYALPAYYIVAPAEASSNLARYDGVRYGLRVPGKDITDLYEKTRAAGFGKEVKRRIMIGTYVLSAGYYDAYYVRAQKLRTLIKKDFEDAYAQGVDAILTPATPSAAFGIGEKGSGDPVEMYLNDVFTVTVNMAGLPGIAVPAGLDPQGLPLGLQLIGRAFDEETLFSVASVIEKAKGSFPVQDQWWA, translated from the coding sequence GTGACCGACCTGACCCATCTCTCGATCGCCGAGGCCCATGCCGGCCTCGCCGCCAAGGACTTCTCGGCCACCGATCTGACCAAGGCCTATCTCGGCGCCATGGAAAAGGCGCGCAGCCTCAACGCCTATGTGCTGGAAACGCCGGACAAGGCACTGGCCATGGCAAGGGCCTCGGACGAGCGCATCGCCAAGGGCGAGATCGGGCCGCTCGAAGGCATTCCGCTGGGTGTCAAGGACCTGTTCTGCACCAAGGGCACGCGCACCACCGCCTGTTCGAAGATCCTCGCCAATTTCGTGCCGACCTATGAATCGACGGTCACCACCAATCTGTGGCGCGACGGCGCGGTCATGCTCGGCAAGCTGAACAATGACGAGTTCGCCATGGGCTCGTCGAACGAGACGAGCTGCTTCCCCGGCGCGATCAACCCCTGGCGGCGCAAGGGCTCGAATGTGAGCGGCGGAGCCGGCGGTGTCGAAGGCACCTATCTGGTGCCCGGCGGCTCGTCCGGCGGGTCGTCCTCGGCGGTCGCGGCGCATCTGTGCGCCGGCGCCACCGCGACCGATACCGGCGGCTCGATCCGCCAGCCCGCCGCCTTCACCGGTACGGTCGGCATCAAGCCGACCTATGGCCGGGTGTCGCGCTGGGGCGTGGTGGCCTTCGCCTCGTCGCTCGACCAGGCCGGGCCGATCGCGCGCACGGTGCTGGACACCGCCATGCTGCTGCGCTCGTTCGCCGGCGCCGACGCCAAGGACACGACCTGCGTCGATCTGCCGGTGCCCGACTACGCCAAGGCGGTCGGCAAATCGGTCAAGGGCATGACCATCGGCATCCCCCGGGAGTATCGGGTCGACGGCATGCCGCCGGAGATCGAGAAGCTCTGGGAAGAGGGGGCGGCGATCCTCAAGGACGCCGGCGCCAAGATCGTCGAGATTTCGCTGCCGCACACCAAATATGCGCTGCCGGCCTATTATATCGTGGCGCCGGCGGAAGCGTCCTCCAACCTCGCCCGTTACGACGGCGTGCGTTACGGTTTGCGGGTGCCGGGCAAGGACATCACCGACCTCTACGAGAAGACCCGCGCCGCGGGCTTCGGCAAGGAGGTCAAGCGCCGCATCATGATCGGCACCTATGTGCTCTCGGCCGGTTATTACGACGCCTATTACGTCCGGGCCCAGAAGCTGCGCACCCTGATCAAGAAGGATTTCGAGGACGCTTACGCCCAGGGCGTCGACGCGATCCTGACGCCGGCGACGCCGTCCGCGGCCTTCGGCATCGGCGAGAAGGGATCGGGCGATCCGGTCGAGATGTATCTGAACGACGTCTTCACGGTGACCGTCAACATGGCCGGCTTGCCGGGCATCGCGGTTCCGGCCGGCCTCGATCCTCAGGGCCTGCCGCTCGGGCTTCAGCTGATCGGCCGCGCCTTCGACGAGGAGACGCTGTTCTCGGTGGCCAGCGTCATCGAAAAGGCCAAGGGGTCGTTCCCGGTGCAGGACCAGTGGTGGGCTTGA
- the gatC gene encoding Asp-tRNA(Asn)/Glu-tRNA(Gln) amidotransferase subunit GatC, with product MSVDQATVRRIAHLARIAVTEAEVPHLQGEINAILSFVEQLSEVDVSGVEPMTSVTPMAMKKRQDAITDGGIAEQIVANAPEHEGTFFAVPKVVE from the coding sequence ATGTCCGTCGATCAGGCGACCGTGCGGCGTATCGCGCATCTGGCGCGTATTGCCGTCACCGAGGCGGAGGTGCCGCACCTCCAGGGCGAGATCAACGCCATCCTCTCCTTCGTCGAGCAATTGAGCGAGGTCGACGTGTCAGGCGTCGAACCGATGACCTCGGTCACGCCGATGGCGATGAAGAAGCGCCAGGATGCGATCACCGATGGCGGCATCGCCGAGCAGATCGTCGCCAATGCGCCCGAACACGAGGGCACCTTCTTCGCCGTTCCCAAGGTCGTGGAGTGA
- the hisI gene encoding phosphoribosyl-AMP cyclohydrolase, which translates to MCADCNDLFPLPGSKPDLEEGDRLTPRFGPDGLVTAVTSDARTGELLMVAHMNAEALARTVETGEAWYWSRSRQSLWHKGDTSGQIQTVVEMRVDCDQDAVWLKVTVGGDGGSCHTGRRSCFYRAVPIGKPVSEARLEPRDAERLRPAFG; encoded by the coding sequence ATGTGTGCAGACTGCAACGACCTGTTTCCGCTTCCCGGGTCCAAGCCGGACCTGGAGGAAGGCGACCGACTCACTCCGCGATTCGGCCCTGATGGCCTGGTCACGGCGGTCACCAGCGATGCCCGGACCGGCGAATTGCTGATGGTCGCGCATATGAACGCCGAGGCGCTGGCCCGCACCGTGGAGACCGGCGAGGCCTGGTACTGGTCGCGCTCGCGCCAGTCGCTCTGGCACAAGGGCGACACGTCGGGCCAGATCCAGACGGTGGTCGAGATGCGGGTCGATTGCGACCAGGACGCGGTCTGGCTCAAGGTGACGGTCGGCGGCGACGGCGGCTCCTGTCATACCGGCCGCAGGTCCTGTTTCTATCGCGCCGTGCCGATCGGCAAGCCGGTGAGCGAGGCTCGCCTCGAACCGCGCGACGCCGAGCGTCTGCGCCCGGCTTTCGGCTGA
- a CDS encoding patatin-like phospholipase family protein has translation MLRLRRTRRRQNEEPAEPKAAPVPPPRPTIGLALGGGAARGLAHIGVLRALVRAGYAPDVIAGTSIGAVVGGLYAAGKLEALADWAVALKRRDVISLVDIAISGGGLMGGSRIAQLLEREIGDSRIEDLPIRFAAIATEIGTGHEVWLTRGLMMTALRGSYALPGILPPVRIGGRWLMDGALSNPVPVSVTRALGARLVLAVSLNADALGRATVIQDHGTSPEDEAFPLIERRPRVRAVVNLGRGLGRGLGRALSRPLRARLSETVDDGAIDPRIALARSPGIPTVLAKAFNATQERIARTRLAGDPPNVLIGPRLSRLGLFEFHRAADAIALGEEATERLLPDIAEAMKAVA, from the coding sequence ATGCTGCGTCTCCGTCGCACCCGCAGGCGCCAGAACGAAGAGCCGGCCGAGCCCAAGGCCGCTCCGGTGCCGCCGCCGCGCCCGACCATTGGCCTGGCGCTCGGCGGTGGCGCGGCCCGAGGCCTGGCGCATATTGGCGTGCTGCGCGCCCTGGTGCGCGCCGGTTATGCGCCCGACGTCATTGCCGGCACGTCGATCGGCGCGGTGGTCGGCGGCCTCTATGCCGCCGGCAAGCTGGAGGCGCTCGCCGACTGGGCCGTCGCGCTGAAGCGCCGCGACGTGATCTCGCTCGTCGACATCGCGATTTCCGGCGGCGGGCTGATGGGCGGCTCGCGCATTGCCCAGCTGCTGGAGCGCGAGATCGGCGACAGCCGCATCGAGGACCTGCCGATCCGTTTCGCCGCGATCGCCACCGAGATCGGCACCGGTCACGAGGTCTGGCTCACCCGCGGCCTCATGATGACGGCGCTGCGCGGCTCTTATGCCCTGCCCGGCATCCTGCCGCCGGTGCGGATCGGCGGACGCTGGCTGATGGACGGGGCCTTGTCGAACCCGGTGCCGGTTTCGGTCACCCGTGCACTCGGCGCCCGCCTGGTGCTCGCGGTCAGCCTCAATGCCGATGCGCTCGGCCGCGCGACCGTCATCCAGGATCACGGCACCAGCCCGGAAGACGAGGCCTTCCCGCTCATCGAGCGGCGGCCGCGCGTCAGGGCGGTGGTCAATCTCGGCCGGGGTCTCGGCCGCGGGCTGGGCCGGGCGTTGTCGCGTCCGCTGCGCGCGCGCCTGAGCGAGACGGTCGACGACGGCGCCATCGACCCGCGCATTGCGCTGGCCCGTTCACCCGGCATCCCGACCGTGCTGGCCAAGGCCTTCAACGCGACCCAGGAGCGTATCGCCCGCACCCGGCTGGCCGGCGATCCGCCGAACGTCCTGATCGGCCCGCGCTTGTCGCGCCTCGGCCTGTTCGAGTTCCACCGCGCCGCGGACGCCATCGCGCTCGGCGAGGAAGCAACCGAACGGCTGCTGCCCGACATTGCCGAAGCGATGAAGGCGGTCGCTTGA